From a region of the Latilactobacillus sakei genome:
- the mreC gene encoding rod shape-determining protein MreC, which translates to MQKFFSNKKLIILLVTLIVCMGFIAMSVGLRNSKKSPSFIRQFGNDVTGITNQVISVPANGIGKGVDALTDLVNTYQENKALKAQLDDLAQTKVQAQTLKEENKNLKKELNLAGTLTDYTTLNASVLSRNPDNWQNSLVINKGALAGLKKNMPVMSESGIIGRISEVNKTNAKVELVSSTGRNSNGFAAVVNTKDGKQVNGIMTGYNSDKKQLKLGQIKTDTAIAKGDKVVTSGLGGLTPKGLYLGKVASVKKDDYGLALTVYVTPAADLNNLTVVTVIKRSIEGE; encoded by the coding sequence ATGCAAAAATTCTTTTCAAATAAAAAGTTAATTATTTTATTGGTGACATTAATCGTCTGCATGGGCTTTATTGCAATGTCAGTTGGCTTACGCAACAGCAAGAAGAGTCCCAGCTTTATCCGGCAATTTGGCAACGACGTGACCGGTATTACCAACCAAGTCATTAGTGTTCCTGCTAATGGGATTGGTAAGGGCGTCGATGCATTGACAGACTTGGTTAATACTTATCAAGAAAATAAAGCCTTAAAAGCGCAGTTAGATGACTTAGCCCAAACAAAGGTGCAAGCGCAGACCTTAAAAGAAGAAAATAAGAACTTGAAAAAAGAACTGAACTTAGCGGGCACTTTAACGGATTACACAACGCTTAACGCTTCTGTGTTGTCACGTAATCCGGATAATTGGCAGAATTCGTTGGTGATCAATAAAGGGGCTTTAGCCGGGCTTAAGAAAAACATGCCAGTGATGTCTGAATCCGGCATTATCGGGCGGATTTCGGAAGTTAATAAGACTAATGCTAAGGTAGAACTTGTTTCAAGTACTGGTCGTAATAGTAATGGTTTTGCCGCGGTGGTTAATACCAAAGATGGTAAACAAGTCAACGGGATTATGACAGGCTATAATTCAGATAAGAAACAATTAAAATTAGGCCAGATTAAAACCGACACCGCGATTGCTAAAGGTGACAAAGTCGTTACTTCTGGCCTCGGTGGTTTGACACCTAAGGGCCTTTACTTGGGTAAGGTGGCTTCAGTTAAGAAGGACGACTATGGTTTGGCGTTGACCGTTTATGTTACACCGGCCGCTGATTTAAATAACTTAACAGTTGTGACGGTTATCAAACGTTCGATTGAAGGTGAGTAA
- the mreD gene encoding rod shape-determining protein MreD produces MKVSNMGTFRLKHRYLIPVYLLVAFYLDGAISSLGSQWLYTPDHTLISRLFMLMFIMVAFVLPEETNLSWYAVGIGLLYDLYYTGMIGMYLFVLPLIIYIVRYLKQYIPDSPFFIGLVDVICLTLLETPIYIMNRLVNLTSMTPIDFISNVLAPTIALNLVFFIFLYLPLKKLLLKLKSER; encoded by the coding sequence TTGAAGGTGAGTAATATGGGGACATTTCGCTTGAAACATCGCTATTTAATCCCAGTTTACTTGCTAGTTGCTTTTTACTTGGATGGTGCGATTAGTTCATTAGGATCGCAATGGTTATATACACCAGACCATACCTTAATTAGTCGATTGTTTATGTTAATGTTTATCATGGTTGCGTTTGTGCTACCGGAAGAGACGAATTTATCATGGTATGCAGTGGGGATTGGTCTTTTGTATGATTTATATTATACGGGAATGATTGGGATGTATCTTTTTGTACTGCCACTGATTATTTATATCGTGCGTTATTTAAAGCAATACATTCCAGATTCGCCGTTCTTTATTGGGTTAGTCGACGTTATTTGTTTAACGTTGTTGGAGACGCCCATTTATATTATGAATCGACTTGTTAATTTAACAAGTATGACACCAATTGATTTTATTAGTAACGTTTTAGCACCGACAATTGCATTAAACTTAGTCTTTTTTATCTTTTTGTATTTGCCTTTAAAGAAATTATTGCTAAAATTAAAATCAGAACGATGA
- a CDS encoding amino acid ABC transporter permease, translating into MQYSLSILPALLSGAKMTLAIFSLTVIGAIPLGLLLSLGLLSKFKPLHYLLNLYVWLMRGTPLLLQLIFVFYGLPVIGIVFNRFDAALIAFILNYAAYFAEIFRGGFQAVDDGQIEAASVLGLTYPQTILKIIVPQTIKIVLPSVGNEVINLIKDSSLVYVIGIGDLLRAGNVASARDVNLVPLLLVGVIYLALTAICTWLLGRLEQYYRYYR; encoded by the coding sequence ATGCAATATAGTTTATCAATTTTACCAGCGCTTTTAAGTGGCGCTAAAATGACGTTAGCCATTTTTAGTTTAACTGTGATTGGTGCCATTCCACTGGGGTTATTATTAAGCCTCGGCTTGTTATCTAAGTTTAAGCCATTGCATTATTTACTCAATTTGTATGTTTGGTTAATGCGGGGGACGCCACTATTATTACAATTAATTTTTGTCTTTTACGGCTTACCGGTGATTGGGATTGTTTTTAATCGTTTCGACGCTGCATTAATTGCCTTTATCTTGAATTACGCCGCTTACTTTGCTGAAATCTTTAGAGGGGGCTTTCAAGCGGTTGATGATGGTCAAATCGAAGCCGCATCAGTTTTAGGATTAACCTATCCCCAAACCATTTTAAAAATTATTGTGCCTCAAACGATTAAAATTGTTTTACCATCTGTCGGTAATGAAGTCATTAATTTGATCAAGGATTCATCATTAGTTTATGTGATTGGGATTGGCGATTTATTACGGGCAGGAAACGTTGCCAGCGCGCGTGATGTTAATTTAGTGCCATTGTTGTTAGTGGGGGTCATTTATCTCGCGTTAACTGCCATTTGTACGTGGTTATTGGGTCGTTTAGAACAATATTATCGTTATTACCGTTAG
- a CDS encoding haloacid dehalogenase, with product MDGLLVDSEKVYYQANQLAAQKMGFEMTAEDHQAILGTTDTYLRQYFLQKLGSPELVKQFIDLSYKTVDEIIQDQGVAVKPGLVELLDYCDERGINRVIASSNFRTMVEDFMQSTGLKPRFNQIVSGDEVIHGKPHPEIFLKALDKLAIPAPSALVLEDSPNGILAASKADIPVIMVPDLIAPTAVTKQQTLATVDNLAAVIPFLEK from the coding sequence ATGGACGGCTTATTAGTCGATTCAGAAAAAGTTTATTATCAAGCTAACCAATTAGCAGCGCAAAAAATGGGTTTTGAAATGACAGCAGAGGACCATCAAGCTATTCTGGGAACAACGGATACCTATTTACGTCAATATTTCTTACAAAAATTAGGTTCACCAGAATTAGTAAAACAGTTTATTGATTTATCTTATAAAACAGTAGATGAGATTATTCAAGACCAAGGGGTGGCCGTTAAGCCTGGTTTAGTAGAGTTGCTAGATTACTGTGATGAGCGCGGTATTAACCGCGTAATTGCTTCTAGTAATTTCAGAACCATGGTCGAAGATTTTATGCAAAGCACCGGATTAAAGCCACGCTTCAATCAGATTGTCTCAGGTGATGAAGTAATCCACGGTAAACCTCATCCAGAAATCTTTTTAAAGGCTTTAGATAAACTTGCGATTCCAGCGCCTAGCGCTTTAGTACTCGAAGATTCACCCAATGGTATTTTAGCAGCTAGCAAGGCTGATATTCCAGTGATTATGGTACCGGATTTGATTGCGCCAACTGCGGTGACTAAGCAACAAACATTGGCAACGGTTGATAATTTAGCAGCAGTTATTCCGTTTTTAGAAAAATAA
- a CDS encoding polar amino acid ABC transporter ATP-binding protein — MFKVENINQSFKGRQILNDLNLEVETGSILAIVGPSGAGKSTLLRLISGLDQPDSGRFVIDGETYVPSAAEKGGRIGVVFQDFRLFPHLSVLENVTLAPKMVKKLAKDKANVLGQQLLQQLGLSAQEAAYPFQLSGGQRQRVAIARALAMQPDILCYDEPTSALDPSLVANVAELILGLKEDGMTQIVVTHDIQFANKIADQVFELQPNEAEK, encoded by the coding sequence ATGTTTAAAGTAGAAAATATTAATCAGTCGTTCAAAGGGCGTCAAATTTTGAATGACTTAAATTTAGAAGTTGAAACGGGCAGTATTTTAGCAATCGTAGGGCCTAGTGGGGCGGGTAAATCAACATTGCTCCGTTTAATCAGTGGATTAGACCAACCGGATAGTGGCCGATTTGTGATTGATGGTGAAACATATGTCCCAAGTGCCGCTGAAAAAGGGGGCCGGATAGGCGTTGTTTTTCAAGATTTCCGGCTATTCCCGCATTTATCAGTGTTAGAAAACGTCACGTTAGCGCCTAAGATGGTTAAAAAATTAGCTAAGGATAAAGCTAACGTATTAGGACAGCAATTATTGCAACAATTAGGATTAAGCGCACAAGAAGCCGCTTATCCGTTTCAATTATCAGGTGGTCAACGGCAACGAGTGGCAATTGCGCGTGCACTAGCCATGCAACCGGATATTTTGTGTTATGACGAACCAACCAGTGCCTTAGATCCATCGTTAGTCGCTAATGTGGCAGAATTGATTCTGGGGCTTAAAGAAGACGGTATGACCCAGATTGTTGTGACCCATGATATTCAATTTGCAAATAAAATCGCTGATCAAGTTTTTGAATTACAACCAAACGAGGCCGAAAAATGA
- a CDS encoding bifunctional folylpolyglutamate synthase/dihydrofolate synthase — protein sequence MLVTDYETALAYIHSRPRLHKEANLNRMTQLLAALGNPHQGQQFIHVTGTNGKGSVVNMVSSLLVELGLKVGRYTSPFITRFNERIAIDQQPIADADLVAITQYVQQTIETVQQADADFEVTEFELITAIMFTYFKQQAVDIAVIEVGIGGLYDSTNVLTPLISVITSVGLDHQALLGDTLAAIATQKAGIIKAQHPVVIGKLPAEAQTVIVETAKRLASPLAISGVDFSTTAVKTLPTWGQQLNFQNQTVTLKQLQIPLMGDYQIENAAVALETFCQYLALTQQPLDIKPIKRGLAHVSWPGRFEKVNDEPLIILDGAHNPAGVEQLVKTAKHQFKHQDIYILFGALGDKSLAGMLPKLNRLATRLVLTTVPDNPRAATQTQYAAVDDTISFEADWPVALTTMISHLSADDVLLVTGSLYLISTIRSYFKGVS from the coding sequence ATGTTGGTGACAGATTACGAAACAGCTTTGGCGTATATTCATTCACGGCCAAGATTACATAAAGAAGCAAATTTAAACCGAATGACCCAGTTATTAGCGGCACTCGGTAATCCACATCAGGGACAACAGTTTATTCATGTGACAGGCACCAATGGGAAAGGCTCAGTAGTCAATATGGTCAGTAGCTTGCTGGTCGAATTGGGTTTAAAAGTTGGTCGCTACACATCACCATTTATTACCCGTTTCAATGAACGGATTGCGATTGATCAACAACCGATTGCCGATGCTGATTTGGTTGCGATTACGCAATATGTTCAACAGACCATTGAAACAGTTCAACAAGCAGACGCGGACTTTGAAGTGACGGAATTTGAATTAATTACTGCAATTATGTTCACTTATTTCAAACAGCAAGCCGTTGATATTGCGGTTATTGAAGTTGGCATTGGCGGTTTATATGATTCTACTAACGTCTTAACACCGTTGATTTCGGTGATTACTTCGGTGGGGCTAGATCATCAAGCCTTGCTAGGCGATACGCTGGCAGCGATTGCCACCCAAAAAGCCGGCATTATCAAAGCCCAGCATCCGGTAGTGATTGGTAAATTACCAGCAGAAGCGCAAACGGTGATTGTTGAAACGGCCAAACGATTAGCTAGTCCGCTAGCAATTAGTGGGGTCGACTTTTCGACAACGGCAGTTAAAACCCTACCAACTTGGGGCCAACAGTTGAATTTTCAGAATCAAACGGTGACGCTTAAGCAACTTCAAATACCGTTGATGGGCGATTATCAGATTGAAAATGCCGCAGTCGCGTTAGAAACCTTTTGTCAGTATTTAGCGTTAACGCAGCAGCCACTTGATATTAAACCAATTAAGCGGGGTTTGGCTCACGTGAGTTGGCCGGGTCGGTTTGAAAAAGTAAATGATGAACCATTAATCATCTTGGATGGGGCGCATAATCCAGCCGGTGTTGAACAATTAGTTAAAACCGCCAAGCATCAATTTAAGCATCAAGATATTTACATTTTATTTGGGGCATTGGGTGATAAATCGCTGGCGGGAATGCTGCCTAAGCTAAATCGGCTAGCAACCCGCTTAGTATTAACAACGGTCCCGGATAACCCGCGGGCTGCCACTCAGACGCAATATGCGGCAGTTGATGACACGATTTCATTTGAAGCGGATTGGCCGGTGGCATTGACCACAATGATTAGCCATTTATCGGCGGATGACGTTTTATTAGTGACCGGTTCATTGTATTTGATTAGTACCATTCGTAGTTATTTTAAAGGAGTGTCGTAG
- a CDS encoding septation inhibitor protein translates to MDAVTLRGRKEGFELNIDAGADFDQALDSIVALLSKIRSEQPKLGNDKIELELTTGMRLLSEQQKKALYQTLEPFSEFDIMSIQSSVMTIEQAQIERQENSIHVEPNVIRSGQEVNYVGDVLFVGNLHQGAVIKATGSIFILGSVAGIVHAGFPDNADAIVAGNLTKAVQLRIADAVEIIDPKKTPFNSQSISYINDLHVIDYGEITDLKQINPKLYRKMEEQ, encoded by the coding sequence ATGGATGCAGTCACGTTAAGAGGACGCAAAGAAGGATTCGAATTAAACATTGATGCTGGTGCCGATTTTGATCAAGCATTAGATTCAATTGTCGCATTATTAAGTAAAATTCGCTCAGAACAACCTAAGTTAGGTAATGACAAGATTGAACTCGAATTAACGACTGGGATGCGTTTATTGAGTGAACAACAAAAAAAGGCGTTGTATCAAACGCTAGAACCATTTTCTGAATTTGATATCATGAGTATTCAATCTTCAGTCATGACGATTGAACAAGCCCAAATCGAACGGCAAGAAAATAGTATTCATGTTGAACCGAATGTTATTCGGAGCGGACAAGAGGTTAACTATGTCGGTGATGTTTTATTTGTTGGTAATCTACATCAAGGTGCTGTGATTAAAGCTACCGGAAGTATTTTCATTTTAGGTTCTGTAGCAGGGATTGTGCATGCTGGGTTCCCAGATAATGCGGATGCCATTGTTGCGGGGAATTTAACGAAAGCAGTCCAACTTAGAATTGCTGATGCGGTTGAAATTATTGATCCAAAGAAAACGCCCTTTAATTCACAAAGTATTAGTTATATTAATGATTTACACGTCATCGATTACGGTGAGATAACGGATTTAAAACAAATCAATCCTAAATTATATCGTAAAATGGAGGAGCAATAA
- a CDS encoding valine--tRNA ligase yields MTDHKEMSTKYDPNQVEDGRYQDWLKEDLFKPNANPDAKPYSIVIPPPNVTGKLHLGHAWDTTLQDMLIRQKRMQGYDVLWLPGMDHAGIATQAKVEAKLAEQGISRYDLGREKFIDQVWEWKDEYAATIHDQWAKMGLSLDYSRERFTLDDGLSDAVRKVFVNLYNKGLIYRGEYIINWDPKARTALSDIEVLHQDDEGAFYHVSYPLTDGSGSIEIATTRPETLPGDTAIAVHPDDERYADLVGKTVTLPLMNREIPIIADYYVDKDFGTGALKITPAHDPNDFEVGNRHDLPRINVMNEDASMNESAGKYNGMDRFEARKAIVADLKEQGFLIKVEPMTHSVGHSERTGVQVEARLSTQWFVKMKPLAEMALKNQETDQKVNFVPERFENTFTQWMENVHDWVISRQLWWGHQIPAWYHKQTGEMYVGEEAPADIENWIQDSDVLDTWFSSALWPFSTMGWPNTEAPDFKRYFPTNTLVTGYDIIFFWVSRMIFQSLEFTEQRPFEHVLIHGLIRDEQGRKMSKSLGNGIDPMEVIEKYGADALRWFLTIGSTPGQDVRFSYTKMDAAWNFINKIWNASRFVIMNLEDTPAPTKVPEAANLDLTDKWILSQLNQTVADVTRLYEGFEFGEAGRTLYNFIWNDFCDWYIEMAKEVLYGDDQEAIANKRYNLAYVLDQTLRLLHPVMPFVTEEIWQSMPHTGASIMTASYPEVHAALDDQEATTQMNALIDLIRSVRNIRSEANAPLSKPIDILINIQDTPLMAIFKQNQDFIERFVHPKSLEIAEGLTAPALAKTAIISGAEVYVPLAELLDLDEEITRLEGELKRLNGEIKRAQGKLANKGFTDRAPEKVVQEERDKQADYEQQYQSVEKRLAELKAAR; encoded by the coding sequence ATGACTGATCACAAAGAAATGTCAACCAAATACGATCCTAATCAAGTCGAAGACGGTCGTTATCAAGATTGGTTAAAAGAAGATTTATTTAAACCAAATGCCAATCCAGATGCAAAACCATATTCAATTGTTATTCCACCGCCCAATGTTACAGGTAAACTACATTTAGGCCATGCTTGGGATACAACTTTACAAGATATGTTAATTCGCCAAAAACGGATGCAAGGTTACGATGTGTTATGGCTACCAGGAATGGATCACGCCGGTATCGCAACCCAAGCCAAAGTTGAAGCGAAATTAGCAGAACAAGGTATCTCACGTTATGACCTTGGCCGCGAAAAATTCATCGATCAAGTTTGGGAATGGAAAGATGAATACGCCGCAACAATTCATGATCAATGGGCCAAAATGGGCTTATCACTTGATTACTCACGTGAACGGTTCACATTAGACGATGGTTTATCAGACGCTGTTCGTAAAGTCTTTGTTAACTTATACAACAAGGGCTTAATCTATCGTGGCGAATATATCATCAATTGGGATCCAAAAGCGCGGACTGCTTTATCAGATATCGAAGTGCTTCATCAAGATGATGAAGGGGCCTTTTATCATGTCAGCTACCCATTGACAGACGGTTCTGGTAGCATCGAAATTGCCACAACACGTCCCGAAACATTACCTGGTGATACAGCAATTGCCGTTCACCCAGATGATGAACGTTACGCTGATCTTGTTGGTAAGACGGTCACATTGCCATTGATGAATCGTGAAATTCCCATTATTGCTGATTACTATGTTGATAAGGATTTTGGAACAGGGGCGCTTAAGATTACACCAGCGCACGACCCTAACGATTTTGAAGTTGGTAACCGTCATGACTTACCACGGATTAACGTGATGAATGAAGATGCAAGCATGAACGAAAGTGCCGGTAAGTATAACGGGATGGATCGTTTTGAAGCACGTAAAGCAATTGTTGCTGACTTGAAAGAACAAGGTTTCTTAATCAAAGTTGAGCCAATGACGCATAGTGTTGGTCATTCAGAACGGACTGGTGTTCAAGTTGAAGCCCGGCTTTCAACCCAATGGTTTGTTAAGATGAAGCCACTTGCTGAAATGGCTTTGAAGAATCAAGAAACAGATCAAAAGGTTAACTTTGTGCCAGAACGTTTCGAAAATACCTTCACACAATGGATGGAAAACGTTCATGATTGGGTTATTTCACGTCAATTATGGTGGGGACACCAAATTCCAGCTTGGTACCATAAACAAACTGGTGAAATGTATGTTGGCGAAGAAGCACCAGCAGATATTGAAAACTGGATCCAAGATTCTGACGTCTTAGACACATGGTTCAGTAGTGCCTTATGGCCATTTTCAACAATGGGTTGGCCTAACACCGAAGCACCTGATTTCAAACGCTATTTCCCAACCAATACGTTGGTAACTGGTTATGACATCATCTTCTTCTGGGTATCACGAATGATCTTCCAAAGTTTGGAATTCACGGAACAACGCCCATTCGAACACGTCCTCATTCATGGTTTAATCCGGGATGAACAAGGCCGTAAGATGAGTAAATCACTTGGCAACGGGATTGACCCAATGGAAGTCATTGAAAAATACGGTGCCGATGCATTACGTTGGTTCTTAACAATTGGTTCAACACCTGGTCAAGATGTGCGTTTCAGTTATACGAAGATGGATGCTGCCTGGAACTTCATTAATAAGATTTGGAACGCGAGTCGTTTCGTGATCATGAATCTTGAAGATACACCAGCACCAACTAAGGTTCCAGAAGCTGCTAACCTCGATTTAACGGATAAATGGATCTTAAGTCAATTAAACCAAACGGTTGCTGACGTGACCCGTTTATACGAAGGCTTTGAATTTGGTGAAGCTGGTCGGACATTGTATAACTTTATCTGGAATGATTTCTGTGATTGGTATATTGAAATGGCTAAAGAAGTGCTTTATGGTGATGATCAAGAAGCAATTGCCAATAAACGCTATAACTTAGCCTACGTATTGGACCAAACATTGCGTCTATTACACCCAGTAATGCCATTTGTAACGGAAGAAATTTGGCAAAGTATGCCACATACTGGCGCATCAATCATGACCGCTAGCTATCCTGAAGTACATGCTGCATTAGATGATCAAGAAGCAACAACTCAAATGAACGCCTTGATCGACTTAATCAGAAGTGTTCGGAATATCCGTTCAGAAGCAAATGCGCCATTAAGCAAGCCAATCGATATCTTAATCAACATCCAAGATACACCTTTGATGGCCATCTTTAAGCAAAATCAAGACTTTATCGAACGTTTCGTTCATCCTAAATCACTTGAAATTGCCGAAGGCCTAACAGCCCCTGCATTAGCGAAGACAGCCATTATCAGTGGTGCTGAAGTTTACGTGCCATTGGCAGAACTATTGGACCTAGACGAAGAAATTACGCGCTTAGAAGGCGAATTGAAACGTCTAAACGGCGAAATCAAACGCGCACAAGGTAAGTTAGCCAATAAAGGTTTCACTGACCGTGCCCCTGAAAAAGTCGTCCAAGAAGAACGCGATAAACAAGCTGATTATGAACAACAATATCAATCAGTTGAAAAACGGCTTGCAGAACTAAAAGCAGCCCGTTAA
- a CDS encoding rod shape-determining protein, with protein sequence MFGLGTRNIGIDLGTANTLVYMDGKDIVLREPSVVAKNTQTGEVIAVGSEARDMIGRTPGNIVAIRPMKDGVIADYDTTAAMLKYFIEKTIGHSSSKPFVMVCVPSGVTEVEKRAVIDATKVAGARDAYVIEEPFAAAIGAGLPVMDPTGSMVVDIGGGTTDVATISLGGIVSSRSIRMAGDKFDDAIISYIRQNSNLLIGERTAEQIKLAIASASPERAKEVESMSVRGRDLVTGLPKTVDIKASDIAEAIKEIVTAIIDAIKETLEETSPEIAADVIDHGIVLTGGGALLKHLPEVISDATKVPVFIAQDPLDCVAVGTGESLKNIEVMKKN encoded by the coding sequence GTGTTCGGATTAGGGACTAGAAATATTGGTATCGACTTAGGTACCGCAAACACACTTGTATATATGGACGGGAAAGACATTGTCTTAAGAGAACCCTCTGTTGTCGCCAAAAATACACAAACAGGTGAAGTCATCGCTGTCGGTTCCGAAGCACGCGACATGATCGGCCGGACACCTGGTAATATTGTAGCGATTCGTCCTATGAAAGACGGCGTTATTGCAGATTACGATACAACTGCGGCAATGCTTAAATATTTTATCGAAAAAACAATCGGCCATTCATCAAGCAAGCCGTTTGTAATGGTTTGTGTGCCTAGCGGGGTCACAGAAGTTGAAAAACGTGCTGTTATCGATGCCACTAAAGTTGCTGGTGCGCGTGATGCTTATGTGATTGAAGAACCTTTTGCAGCTGCAATCGGGGCCGGACTTCCTGTGATGGATCCAACTGGGAGCATGGTTGTTGATATCGGTGGTGGGACAACAGACGTTGCGACCATTTCTTTAGGTGGGATTGTCTCAAGTCGTTCAATTCGAATGGCTGGCGATAAGTTTGACGACGCAATTATTTCTTACATCCGTCAAAACAGTAACCTATTAATTGGTGAACGGACAGCTGAACAAATCAAATTAGCGATTGCTTCAGCATCACCAGAACGTGCTAAAGAAGTTGAATCAATGAGTGTTCGGGGCCGTGATTTAGTCACTGGGCTACCAAAGACGGTTGATATCAAAGCAAGTGATATTGCCGAAGCGATTAAAGAAATCGTGACAGCAATTATTGATGCAATCAAAGAAACCCTTGAAGAAACATCTCCTGAAATTGCAGCCGATGTGATTGATCACGGGATTGTTTTAACTGGTGGTGGGGCTTTATTAAAACATTTACCAGAAGTAATTTCGGATGCCACTAAAGTACCGGTCTTCATTGCGCAAGATCCATTGGACTGTGTTGCAGTTGGTACTGGTGAATCATTGAAGAATATCGAAGTCATGAAAAAAAATTAA
- the minD gene encoding septum site-determining protein MinD has product MGTALVITSGKGGVGKTTSSANIGTALALLDKKVCLLDLDIGLRNLDVVLGLSNRIIYDIVDVAKGRAKLHQALIKDKRFDEKLYLLPAAQNTDKEALVPEDVTAIVTALKEEFDFVIIDCPAGIESGFKNAIAGADGAIVVATPEISSVSDADRVVGLLEETEMQIAPRLVINRIRRHMMNDGETMDVDEITKHLSVSLLGIVFDDDAVIKTSNAGEPIVLDPKNSASQGYRNIARRLLGETVPLMTLKEKKIGFWGRLFGKK; this is encoded by the coding sequence ATGGGAACAGCTTTGGTCATCACATCCGGTAAAGGCGGTGTTGGTAAAACAACTTCGAGCGCTAATATTGGAACGGCGCTTGCGCTTTTGGATAAAAAAGTTTGTTTGCTTGATTTAGATATCGGTTTAAGAAATTTAGACGTCGTATTGGGATTAAGTAATCGAATCATCTATGATATCGTGGATGTTGCCAAAGGCCGTGCCAAACTACATCAAGCGTTGATTAAAGATAAACGCTTTGATGAAAAACTCTATTTATTACCAGCTGCACAAAACACGGATAAAGAAGCACTTGTACCAGAAGACGTCACAGCGATTGTGACGGCGTTAAAAGAAGAATTTGATTTTGTGATTATTGATTGTCCAGCTGGGATCGAATCCGGCTTTAAAAACGCGATTGCTGGGGCAGATGGTGCGATTGTGGTCGCAACACCTGAAATTTCATCAGTTAGTGATGCTGATCGCGTTGTTGGCTTGCTTGAAGAAACTGAAATGCAAATTGCACCACGCTTGGTGATTAACCGAATTCGTCGGCACATGATGAACGATGGTGAAACAATGGATGTCGATGAAATTACGAAACATCTTTCGGTTTCATTATTGGGGATTGTTTTTGATGATGATGCGGTTATCAAGACATCCAATGCTGGCGAACCAATTGTCTTAGATCCTAAGAACTCGGCTAGCCAAGGTTATCGTAATATTGCGCGCCGTTTATTAGGCGAAACAGTCCCTTTGATGACGCTTAAAGAAAAGAAAATTGGCTTTTGGGGTCGACTTTTTGGTAAAAAATAG
- a CDS encoding amino acid ABC transporter substrate-binding protein — protein sequence MRLKRLATAGLLLGLLVSLAGCHSRQKTDSWATIERRQKVVVGIDDSFVPMTYREKNGQLTGFDVELAKAIFKGSGIQVDFQSIDWDMKETELNNQTIDLIWSGYSKTEERAKRVAFSQPYLTNHQMIVSMKQNPVNRLADLKGQNLGVQTGSSGMAQLDRQPAVLKQKIANQTPILYDTYNNAFIDLQAKRIKGILIDQVYADFEIKARTNGADFQAIESPFAAEKFAVGMRPEDQKLRRFINRRYQVLKQNGQLAKIQAKWFKE from the coding sequence ATGAGATTAAAGAGATTAGCAACCGCCGGCTTATTATTAGGGCTATTAGTCAGCTTAGCGGGCTGTCATAGTCGGCAAAAAACTGATAGTTGGGCAACGATTGAACGCCGTCAAAAAGTGGTGGTCGGAATTGATGATAGCTTTGTGCCAATGACTTATCGTGAGAAAAACGGGCAATTGACGGGCTTTGATGTTGAATTAGCCAAGGCGATTTTTAAAGGCAGTGGTATTCAGGTTGATTTCCAATCGATTGATTGGGATATGAAAGAAACCGAATTGAACAATCAAACGATTGATTTAATTTGGAGTGGTTATTCTAAGACCGAAGAACGGGCTAAAAGAGTAGCCTTCAGTCAACCCTATCTCACGAATCACCAGATGATTGTCTCGATGAAACAGAACCCAGTGAATCGCTTAGCTGATTTAAAAGGTCAAAATTTGGGCGTTCAAACCGGTTCTTCTGGGATGGCGCAATTGGATCGGCAACCAGCTGTTTTGAAACAAAAAATTGCCAATCAAACGCCAATCCTATATGATACCTATAACAATGCTTTTATTGATTTACAAGCTAAGCGGATTAAGGGCATCTTAATTGATCAAGTTTATGCTGACTTTGAGATTAAAGCACGGACGAATGGGGCAGATTTTCAAGCCATTGAAAGTCCTTTTGCGGCCGAGAAGTTTGCGGTTGGCATGCGTCCCGAAGATCAAAAATTACGACGCTTTATTAATCGCCGGTATCAAGTCCTTAAACAAAATGGACAATTAGCGAAGATTCAAGCCAAGTGGTTTAAAGAATAG